The genomic window CTAGCTTTGGTCATGTATTAAGTGGGAGCAGTTAAATTATTAGGTAGCTAACAAATTACTTTTGTAACtctcaaatattttcaaaatttgaatgaaaaattatTGAAGCTTTCAGTTATTTTTTTCCGAGTTCTTCATTCTATTTTTGCTtcaatcttttctattttcttttgttgcaaaactccaacaaatggtatcaagagcctattGTCTTTGAGGGCCTTGGTTGTGCATTGTTTTTGAGTGACTCGTGTTTGAAACAAAGAAGCATAAGTTGTTTTTTGTTGGTTGGTTTGGTTGCTGTAAAGATGAGTTTTTCACCACCTCCTCCACCTGTTTTTGCTGGTGAAAACTATAACATTTGGGCTGTGGAAATGAAAACATATTTGCAGACACATGACCTGTAGAATGTTGTTCTGAACGACACAGAGCCACCACCCTTGAGAGCTAATCCGACCATAGCTCAAATCAGGCAGCATAATGAAGACTATGCCAAGAAGTACAAGGCCATGTCATGCCTTCAAAGTGGAGTCTTAGATGTCATCTTCACAAGGATAATGGCCTGTGACACACTAAAGCAGGCTTGGGATAAACTCAAGGAGGAGTTTCAGGGGTCAAACAAGACCAGGCAGCAGCAACTGATCAATTTAAGAAAGGGCTTTGAGAATCTAAGAATGAGAGATTCAGAAACCATCAAGCAGTATGCTAACAGATTATGGCCACAGTCAACAACATAAGACTGCTTGAGGATGAGTTTAATGATCAAAGGGTAGTTAAGAAAGTCATAACAACCTTACCAGAGAAGTATGAATAAAAAATTTCTTCTTTGGAGGACTCAAGGGACCTATCACCATTCCTTTGACAGAGCTGATAAATGCTCTCTATGCACAAGAGAAAAGAAGAGCAAATAGAATGGAAGAGCAGTTTGAGGGAGCTTTTCAAGCCAAGAGCAGAGAAAGCTCAAGTTCAAGCTTGAATTTCAAAGTTAAGAAGTCTTggacagaaaagaaagaaaaaaggcaAGAAAGAAGCTGCCAATAAGAAGTTTCCACCTTGTGCTTATTGCAAGAAGACCACTCACCTTGAAAAATAATGTTGGTACAGGCCAGACATTCAGTGCAGAGGCTGCAAACAGCTTGGCCACATAGAAAAagtgtgcaaaaaaaaaaagccaaaagcACAACCACAGTATCAGAATGAAACTCAAGCTGCTGAGGATGTTGAAGCACAAGAAGaaaatgtaataccccctacTCGTATTCATCGctgaaatagggtatgaggcattaccaaattttaccgaataaatttttcgttattacgagttaaatattattcatttatcaaaacatgtcatgacgtccctTGGATAGAcctccgaagcccaaaacatacatctggACTAAACCgagattaaatcgaaaccataagaaatttttcgcaaaatcccaatttttttaactcaatataacccctttataaatatctaatcttcCCCGCAATTTTAAACCCagaccaatccaacacaaccagttcatttcaacatattttcaagatagatttaacatattcataagataacctcatcacataccaaaaccaaaatttgttagccataccaatggctaaccatacattcatttcacattaacatttactttactagcttatacatgccattgatttccaaaatgaAGTTTCCTTATATACtgagatcttgaggttgatagtgtgatgcgtctctGACCAAATccaacctccgagctcttaacactacaacacaggggaaaaggaaacagggtatgcactttgtgcttagtaagctcacgtAACAAGAagtatacttacctaatattttcaatacaatgcaataaacattcatacatccattcaatgcattattcccttaacatgcacaaactcaacattcaagttagttcaataattttcatgtatcaataatatatataccatgattgatgagctcatcaattccatgatttctattccattgttatttttccatatttatcccgtcaattcatattcatgtgtgcacatttccatttcagagagcacactcccgcgaacctcatccttacagtgggattaccagtccaggctaaatcccctgtaatataaactcataaagtattgtccggattaccagtccaagctaaatcccctacaatgacaattactctaatgagcttggatccgAATTACCAacccaggctaaatttagaccctaattcagattacccattcgggctaaatccattttccacatattcttcgggagggctatatcaggataggatcacccgtccgggctagatcctttttatcgtcaattccttttcaaagatccatcgaattttcctttcattcaaccgggatttattttctcttttcatcaagaatatcaatacttcatcaattatcatataataaacatccaaatcatattcacatcaagaaaaatatatttcaagcatttaagaatataattcaagttacatgaacttaccttgatacttgttcgtatacaaaaatctactaatccagaactttttcttttcctcgatctagcttcgtatttgaatttttttggtgcaaaaattatgaaatactagcttgaataaacccttaggacgtttttggcagatgataatgaagaaaatatgaagagaattctagatattctaatttggtcctatttttatgttagtaaaatttgttattttcccattttacccttatttcaccaattctcctgatttttctcagcttatgccgcccaaaatatctccttttgggcttatttgcaatttatgtccctcctcatttaacaattgagctatttaatccttctagtaacttttacaccctttttaatttagtccttttcacttaattaactacccaaacatagaaattttctaatgaaattttaataccatattactaacacttcacaaatgtttataaaaatatttttgactcggttttacgagatcgaggtctcgataccttgtttttacccaatttcttcaataatttctttttctaactaaccactaaatcagtaacatttttctatcgatattttcatacgattttcctaacatatcaatattcatgcaaaaatatgaaaataaatttctctttaaatcagatttgtggttacgaaatcactgttccgataactttgaatttaggccattataGAGCATATCTTCACAGCATCTTGTTTTGCAAGCTCGAGCAAGGTCAGCAAGATTTGGCTAATTGACAGTGGATGTACTCACCACATGGCTTCGGAAaaaacatgttcaaggagctagACACCACCTTTGaatccaaagtcagaatagggaatgGTGAACTCCTTAAGGCAAAAGGCAAAGGGAAGGCTATGATTGGCACCAAGTCAGGTAATAAAACCATTTCTGAGGTTCTTTATGTACCTAACATTGATCAAAATTTACTAAGTGTTGGTCAACTACTGGAGAAGGGCTACTTTCTGTTTTTTGAAGGAAAAAATTGTGTGATAAAAAATGCTACTGACCAAGTGTTAACAACGGTAGCTATGCAAGATAGAACTTTCATTGTGGATGTGAATCAACTGCAAGCAAAGGCATATGCATCTCAGGCTGATGAAACGAGCTTGTGGTATAGAAGGCTGGGGCATATGAATTACAATTCACTTAGCTTGTTGCAAAAAATGAATTTGGTTGAAGACATGTCCAAGATCGATCCCAAGAAGGATGTGTGTGAGGTCTGTCAGCTTGGCAAACAGACCAGACTGTCTTTTCCTGTCAATAAAGCATGGAGAGCCCAACAGAGGCTCCAATTGGTCCATAAAAACATCTGTGGACCTATGAAGACCTTCTCCTTAAATGGCAGCAGGTATTTTGTATTGTTTATTGATGACTACACCAAGTTTTGTTGGGTAAGCTTCTTGAAACAAAAATCAGATGTTGTTGATTTCTTTTGCAAATTTAAGGCATTGGCTGAGAATCAAGCCAGTTGCAAGCTTAAATGCCTAAGGTCTGATAATGGAACTGAGTATGTGTCTCAAAGGTTCCAAAAGATATGTGATGAAGTTGGGATTCAACACCAACTAACCACCATTTATACACCATAGAAAAATGGTGTTTGCGAGAGGAAAAATAGGACAGTCCTTGATATGGCTAGGTGCCTTCTATTTGAGGCCAAAATGCCTAACAATTTTTGGGTTGAGGTTGTAAATACATCTGCTTACTTACTGAATAGGCTGCCAACTAATGCAGTTAAGGGCAAAACACCctttgaagcctggtttggacAGAAACCAATTGTCTCACACTTGAAAGTGTTTGGTTTTTTGTGCTATGCACTGGTACCAGCAGAGAAGAGAACTAAGCTGGAAAAGAGGTCCTTGCCTTGAGTGTTTGTTGGCTATAGTAGTGTAAAGAAAGGATATAGGATTTTTGATCCATCAACCAAGAAGATTATAGTGAGTAGGGATGTCAAGTTTAATGAAGCAAATTCTTGGAAATGGGATGGAACTGATGCAAGCCTGCTTAAAGAGGACCAGAATGACCTTGACCTGCAACAAGTTGAAATTGAAGTTGAAGCTGAAGATGATTATGATGATACACCTGTTAGAGGCACCAGGAAAATAGCAAACATTTATGAAAGGTGTGCTATGACTATGGTTGAGCCTTCCTGTTATGATGAAGTAGCAAAAGAGAGCTGCTGGCAAGAAGCTATGGAATCTGAATTAAAAATGATTCGCAAGAATGATACTTGGGAGCTGGTTGATAAGCCTAAAAATAGAAAGATTATTGGTGTCAAATGGGTGTTCAGGACCAAGAATAATGCTGATGGGTCATTGAACAAGCACAAGGCCAGGCTGGTTGTGAAAGGGTACAGTCAGCAGTAAGGGATTGATTTCTCTGAAACCATTGCACCTGTTGCAAGGTTGGAAACCATAAGGCTGTTGTTTTCCTTGGCAGCTCAGAAACAATGGAAGGTACATCATTTAGATGTCAAATCAGCATTTCTAAATGGATTTTTCAAATAATaaacctttatagaacaacctGAGGTTTTCAAGATCCCTGGTGAGGAACATAAAGTCTACAAGATCAAGAAGGCCTTGTATGGCCCAAAACAAGCTCCAAGAGCCTGGTATGACTGGATAGATGCCTATTTGACAAGGCTCGGGTTCACAAAAAGCATTAGTGAGCCTACTCTTTATGGCAAGAAGGCTAGAGAGGAGACTTTACTGATTGTGTCTCTGTATGTTGATGATTTGTTAGTCATTGGTTGTAAGAGCTGATTGTGAATTTTAAGAAACAGATGCAAGATGTGTTCAAAATGACTGATCTTGGCTTGATGACATACTTTCTTGGTATGGAAGTAAATCTAGAAGACTACAGTATTTTCATAAGCCAGCAAACATTTGCACTGAAAGTTCTAAGCAAATATAGCATGTCAAAGTGCAAGTCTGCTGGCACTCCTGTTGCACTGGGAGAGAAACTGTCAAGCACCAGTGAGCATTATCGAGTGGATGAGAAGGGTTATAGAAGTTTGGTTTGCTGCTTACTCTATTTGACAGCAACAAGGCAAGACATCATGTATGCAGTTAGCCTTCTCTCAAGGTTCATGCACTGCTGTAATGTTGCACATTTTAAAGCTGTAAAAAGGGTCTTAAGATATGTCAAAGGAACCTTTAATTCTGGTGTGAAGTTTGAAAAAGCAGAGGAGCTAAAGCTTGTTGGTTATTCTGGCGGTGATTGGGCTGGCTCAGTTGATGACATAAAGAGCACATCAGGCTACTTCTTCACTTTAGGCTCAAGTGTTTTCAgctggagttcaaagaagtaacAAACTGTTGCTCAATCTATAGCTAAGCAGAATACATCTCAGCTGTTGCATctattaatcaagccatttggcttaggaagcTCTTCTATTATCTCAATGAAGAACAAACTCAACCAACTGAAATCAGGGTTGATAACCAATCAGCAGTTGCCATAGCAAAAAATCCAATCTTTCATGGTAAGACTAAACATTTCAAgatcaaatttcattttgttcGAGAGGCTAAGCAATCGAAGGAAGTCAGTCTTGTTCATTTTAGCTTAGAAACTCAATTGGTTGATATTCTGACCAAGCCATTAGGAGCTACTAGATTTgaaactttaaaaagaaaaattggtATTTGTTGCATACaatccaaggaggagtgttaagcTTTGGCCTGCAATGTAACAGGACACCAGAAGCATTTCAGCACAACTCTAGCAGAAACACAGCTTGATGTGCAGCATTGAAACTGAACCAAATGCAACAATTTGTTTTGGATCATTTTGTTCCTATGTAACTTTGGCTAGTTCACTTGTAATTTGTTTGCAAAGTTAGTAGGATATGTTCTTGATTTGAATTAATGTAATAGCTGATATGTCAGCTTACTTTTGTGTACAAGTTAGGCTAGCTTTGGTCATgtattatgtaacacccttaactcgtgtCCTTCGCTGGAATAGGTTTGTGAGGTATTACCGATCGAAACATAACATTCAACATTCATTTCTCAATCAAATAATCCAACATTAATaaatatcattcaatcatacacatattgtcccttttagaggtctacgagaccttaaacatacattagagaaggttcgggactaaactaatcacatataaaattttctggaacttgtaaaaattttctaagtaacaGAGGTCACACAATCGAGTCGCACGTCCGTGTGCTCAGACCATGTGGCATGAAAATAGACTTGGTTTAATCCACATTGCTCACCTTTCACATGCCTACCTAAACCTCATCATTTTGGCATCAATTTCACATCTAATAAGCAaccaaaaatgaccatttcatgTACATTTCATACCATTGTATATCCATTTCTTTACTACTCATCAAATGTCCACAAACTAGCTCAAAGCATTCCAACTCCACATGATTCATCATTCACCACTTACTATCAATTGCATTTATCACATGCCTTAAATTCAAACTAATTATCCAACCAAATCATTCGATCTAAAACCAAACCAAGGCATACCAAAGTATCAtttcaaattcatatttaaaaataccATTTATTAAGCCACATTGCCACCACATTTGCATTTATGGTCAAGCCACAAATAACCAAACATATACATGTCACTTACCAAATGTCTATTGAGCTATCTGAACCATAATCAAACATACCAAGATATACCATTTCACAAGGAAATTTACATACCAAACTAATATGAAGATAGCTTATACACATTAAACTTTACATCATtattaagccaaatctcatggctaaatacATATCAAACACATATGCATAAATAGCCAAAGGTCACTTATACACTTCATAaaccaactagcctatacatgccacataaccaaaatcacaaagcttttaaaataccgaaacgatagctggatagtgtgatgaaatctccgACGACGTCTAACCCAAGCAAGCCTCCAAAacactataaacataggaaagaaaacaaagtaagctatacagtttagtaagctcgtatgataatATACTCAACTTATCAAATAACACATATTAAGTATTACAATGTTACTCATTTGCTTTCACCATTATACCATGAATCCATACACTTAGCTAACCAAGGGTCTCACAAGTTTATTCATTTCCATGTTCATATAGATCTAATATATTCTCACTAATTCATTCACATTTACATATTCATAAGCAATTTAACATATCCCACATTCAATCCAATATTCATTAcatattcataatcaatataACCATATGGATT from Gossypium hirsutum isolate 1008001.06 chromosome D12, Gossypium_hirsutum_v2.1, whole genome shotgun sequence includes these protein-coding regions:
- the LOC107941772 gene encoding uncharacterized mitochondrial protein AtMg00810-like — its product is MTDLGLMTYFLGMEVNLEDYSIFISQQTFALKVLSKYSMSKCKSAGTPVALGEKLSSTSEHYRVDEKGYRSLVCCLLYLTATRQDIMYAVSLLSRFMHCCNVAHFKAVKRVLRYVKGTFNSGVKFEKAEELKLVGYSGGDWAGSVDDIKSTSGYFFTLGSSVFSWSSKK